From Chryseobacterium joostei, the proteins below share one genomic window:
- a CDS encoding acyltransferase family protein — MNLVIFAVKNMRTERPERLYGLDNLRALAILLVLLYHYRAFKHPVWVETVGKFGWTGVDLFFVLSGFLISSQLFREMESRGTISLKTFYIKRFFRIIPSYLFTVFLYFTIPFFREREALPPLWKFVTFTQNYGLNVIDQGTFSHAWSLCIEEQFYLILPLLLLILMPIKLFKYLAVLIVFLIAFSMMLRWVTWNETIAVLDDNSLEFWCLWYMKIYYPTHARLDGLGVGVLIGYLIQYSSLFKNRVHRHGNRLFLFGMVFLGISFWICNEQASKNASVFGFTLVAMSYGMIVMSAISESSFLSRKKLYITSQLAALSYAIYLSHKGIIHIVQNIFERFDIPTSDGVCLIVCFLACIAGGLVYRFVIEKPFTVIKSKVLKDHFL; from the coding sequence ATGAATCTAGTAATATTTGCAGTAAAAAATATGAGAACAGAACGACCTGAAAGGCTTTATGGATTGGATAATCTGAGAGCCCTAGCTATTTTACTGGTTTTATTATATCATTATCGTGCCTTTAAACATCCTGTTTGGGTTGAAACCGTTGGGAAGTTTGGCTGGACTGGTGTTGATCTGTTTTTTGTTTTAAGCGGTTTCCTTATTTCGAGTCAGCTGTTTAGAGAGATGGAAAGTAGAGGGACAATTAGCTTGAAAACATTTTATATTAAGCGTTTTTTTAGGATTATTCCCTCTTATCTTTTTACTGTTTTCCTTTATTTTACCATTCCTTTTTTCAGAGAAAGGGAAGCGCTGCCACCTTTATGGAAGTTTGTTACATTTACTCAAAATTATGGGTTGAATGTCATTGATCAGGGAACGTTTTCCCATGCGTGGTCTTTGTGTATTGAAGAACAGTTTTATCTTATACTTCCTTTACTGCTCTTGATTTTAATGCCCATAAAACTGTTTAAATATCTTGCTGTTTTAATTGTTTTTCTTATTGCCTTTTCGATGATGCTAAGGTGGGTGACCTGGAATGAAACTATTGCTGTCTTGGATGATAATTCTCTGGAATTCTGGTGTTTGTGGTACATGAAAATATATTATCCGACCCATGCAAGGCTGGATGGACTTGGAGTTGGTGTTCTGATTGGGTATTTAATACAATATTCTTCGCTTTTTAAAAATAGGGTTCATCGTCATGGGAATAGGCTCTTTCTTTTTGGGATGGTATTTCTGGGAATTTCCTTTTGGATTTGCAATGAACAGGCTTCAAAGAATGCTTCTGTATTTGGGTTCACGTTGGTGGCTATGAGCTACGGAATGATCGTTATGTCAGCTATTTCAGAATCTTCATTTCTTTCGCGGAAGAAACTTTATATTACCTCACAATTGGCAGCTTTGTCCTATGCTATTTACCTTTCGCATAAGGGGATTATTCATATTGTTCAGAATATTTTTGAACGTTTTGATATTCCGACTTCGGATGGTGTATGTTTGATTGTCTGTTTTCTAGCATGTATTGCAGGCGGCTTAGTGTATAGGTTTGTGATTGAAAAGCCCTTTACAGTGATTAAGTCAAAAGTATTGAAAGATCATTTTCTGTAA
- a CDS encoding sensor histidine kinase, whose amino-acid sequence MMKTGIGIHFRQTLYFQLFFWVALFLFGIARSYGEYSDGILKELVIYNFCHWIFQIMGANFIYYILISHFFDRKKYVEFSIALMVSLYAISVINRIFIVYMAEPFFINETKDSLMSIFTDIRYLLLHYTFPIISGAFIFISIMFFIRYKDEKENTMKLQKEKAELELKSLKSQLNPHFLFNTLNNIYSLSITHSEKTSQSISQLSDILDYILYKGQKKWVPIADELTIIDHYIALESLRYPDKRLKITKHVNIKSSSSVPPLLYLTLVENAFKHGAGKSSEPTEIKITAETNNKQSIFKIENTFESNDNNEKGIGLQNVRKQLQYHYQEHFFFNISQENNIFNVEIITPAHYD is encoded by the coding sequence ATGATGAAAACCGGAATAGGAATACATTTCAGACAAACTTTATACTTCCAGCTATTCTTCTGGGTTGCCCTATTTTTGTTTGGAATTGCAAGATCCTATGGCGAATATAGCGATGGCATCCTTAAGGAGCTGGTTATTTACAATTTCTGCCACTGGATTTTTCAGATTATGGGAGCCAATTTTATTTACTATATCTTGATTAGTCATTTTTTTGACAGAAAAAAGTATGTTGAATTTTCAATTGCTCTTATGGTAAGTCTGTATGCCATTTCGGTGATCAACAGGATTTTTATTGTTTATATGGCAGAACCTTTTTTCATCAATGAAACCAAAGACAGCCTTATGAGTATTTTTACAGACATTAGGTATCTTTTACTGCATTATACATTCCCGATTATCAGTGGAGCTTTTATCTTTATTTCGATCATGTTTTTCATACGATATAAAGATGAAAAGGAAAATACCATGAAGCTACAAAAGGAAAAGGCCGAACTGGAGCTAAAGTCTCTTAAATCCCAGCTTAATCCTCATTTTTTGTTCAATACATTAAATAATATTTATTCACTTTCAATTACTCATTCTGAAAAGACTTCTCAATCTATCAGCCAGCTTTCGGATATCTTGGATTACATTTTATACAAAGGACAGAAAAAATGGGTGCCTATTGCTGATGAGCTTACTATTATTGACCATTATATTGCTCTGGAAAGTCTTCGGTATCCTGATAAAAGGCTAAAAATAACAAAACATGTCAATATAAAATCCTCCAGTTCTGTTCCACCACTTCTCTATCTTACCCTCGTAGAAAATGCCTTTAAGCATGGCGCAGGAAAAAGTTCAGAACCAACAGAAATAAAGATAACAGCAGAAACCAATAACAAGCAGTCCATTTTTAAAATTGAAAATACCTTTGAAAGTAATGACAACAATGAAAAAGGAATTGGATTGCAAAACGTAAGAAAACAGCTGCAGTATCACTACCAAGAGCATTTTTTCTTTAATATTTCTCAGGAAAACAATATTTTTAACGTTGAAATAATCACTCCTGCACACTATGATTAA
- a CDS encoding LytR/AlgR family response regulator transcription factor: MINCIIVDDEPLAATLLENHISKIDHFKLVGKAENAMEAYKLLQNQKVDLMFLDIHMPHLNGIDFLRSLSQKPKTIFTTAYRDFAIEGFELEAVDYLLKPITFERFFKSVERVLRNSDPKDDFIILKTEGMHQKLTLSEIVYIESQGNDIKVTMASNVSFISKSKITDLEFALVSKGFVRIHRSFIINARFVSAYNNNEVHLGDHKIPIGRSYKQEFDTFTSFVSKNKLL; encoded by the coding sequence ATGATTAACTGTATCATTGTAGATGATGAACCTCTGGCAGCAACATTACTGGAAAACCATATTTCCAAAATTGACCATTTTAAACTGGTCGGAAAAGCTGAAAATGCCATGGAAGCCTATAAATTACTTCAGAACCAGAAAGTAGATCTGATGTTCCTTGATATTCATATGCCTCACTTAAACGGTATTGATTTTTTGAGATCACTTTCTCAGAAACCAAAGACCATTTTCACAACAGCTTATCGTGATTTTGCCATTGAAGGCTTTGAACTGGAGGCTGTAGATTACCTTTTGAAACCTATTACCTTTGAACGATTTTTCAAGTCTGTGGAACGCGTACTAAGAAATTCTGATCCCAAAGATGATTTTATCATTCTAAAAACAGAGGGAATGCATCAGAAACTTACACTTTCAGAAATTGTTTATATAGAAAGTCAGGGAAATGACATTAAGGTAACAATGGCTTCCAATGTGAGTTTTATCTCAAAGAGTAAAATAACAGATCTTGAATTTGCTCTTGTATCAAAGGGATTTGTTAGGATTCATAGATCCTTTATTATTAATGCAAGATTTGTTTCTGCTTACAATAATAATGAAGTTCATCTGGGAGACCATAAGATTCCGATTGGTAGAAGTTATAAACAAGAATTTGATACTTTTACATCCTTTGTTTCAAAAAATAAATTATTATAA
- a CDS encoding ABC transporter ATP-binding protein, producing the protein MPLQIINLTKKFGEQTALDNINISIEKNEIIGLLGPNGAGKSTLMKSIVGALKIDQGEIIFNGLNISENEIQSKQKIGFLPENNPLYLEMYVKEYLQFVANIHKISEARVDEVIELVGITPEKSKKIGQLSKGYKQRVGLAQAIIHQPDLLILDEPTNGLDPNQILEIRNVVKEIGQQKTVLLSTHIMQEVEALCSRVILIHKGNILQDCPIDEFKGKFNSLEEAFASYTAVSN; encoded by the coding sequence ATGCCGCTTCAGATAATCAATTTAACCAAAAAATTTGGTGAACAGACTGCCCTAGACAACATCAATATTTCTATTGAAAAAAATGAGATCATTGGTCTTCTTGGTCCCAACGGTGCCGGAAAGTCGACATTGATGAAATCCATTGTAGGCGCACTGAAAATTGATCAGGGAGAGATTATTTTTAATGGTTTAAATATTTCTGAAAATGAAATCCAGAGTAAGCAAAAAATAGGTTTTCTTCCTGAAAACAATCCGCTTTATCTGGAAATGTATGTAAAGGAATATCTTCAGTTTGTAGCCAACATCCATAAAATCTCTGAAGCCAGAGTAGATGAAGTGATTGAACTGGTAGGAATTACTCCTGAAAAATCAAAAAAAATCGGACAACTTTCCAAAGGATACAAACAACGTGTCGGATTGGCGCAAGCCATTATCCATCAGCCGGATCTGTTGATTCTTGATGAACCTACCAACGGTTTGGATCCTAATCAGATTCTGGAAATCAGAAATGTGGTAAAAGAGATTGGCCAGCAAAAGACAGTTCTGCTTTCCACCCACATTATGCAGGAAGTGGAAGCGCTTTGCTCAAGGGTAATTCTTATTCATAAGGGAAATATTCTTCAGGACTGCCCTATTGATGAGTTCAAGGGGAAATTCAACAGCCTGGAAGAGGCATTTGCCAGCTATACTGCTGTTTCCAATTAA
- a CDS encoding patatin-like phospholipase family protein, with translation MNFEKVGLVLSGGGTKGIAHAGVLKFLKEKNIEVDTLSCCSAGSIVGCLHAIGKTPDEILEFFNSVYFFNWKHFAFNQPGLVSSVIFRNYLRPIFHDMKLGDLDIEVKIVATELVGGTQKIFDRDFEVVDAIIASCSIPGITTPYIIGEEMYCDGGVLNNFPADIIRDECDKLIGVFVSPPNEAKIKDLNSIKAIVSRSYDLLSYRIEKVKFDYCDWFISSQKLATYGTFERGKDRLEQIFNIGYEAAKESYDGSRFLIGLSQSGA, from the coding sequence ATGAATTTTGAGAAAGTAGGACTAGTTTTGTCAGGCGGCGGTACCAAGGGCATCGCTCATGCAGGGGTATTAAAATTCTTAAAGGAAAAGAATATAGAAGTAGATACTCTTTCATGCTGTAGCGCGGGCTCTATTGTTGGTTGCCTTCATGCTATCGGAAAAACTCCGGATGAAATTCTGGAATTTTTCAATTCTGTATATTTTTTCAACTGGAAGCATTTTGCTTTTAACCAGCCGGGATTGGTGTCATCAGTTATTTTCAGGAACTATTTAAGACCTATTTTTCATGATATGAAATTGGGTGATTTGGATATTGAAGTGAAGATTGTAGCCACAGAACTGGTGGGTGGAACCCAGAAGATTTTTGATAGAGATTTTGAAGTCGTGGATGCCATTATTGCTTCATGTTCTATCCCCGGAATTACAACCCCTTACATTATTGGAGAGGAAATGTATTGTGACGGAGGTGTTCTGAATAATTTTCCTGCAGATATCATAAGGGATGAATGTGATAAACTTATTGGTGTATTTGTGTCACCGCCCAATGAAGCCAAGATCAAAGATCTGAATTCAATTAAGGCTATTGTCTCCCGTTCTTATGATCTTCTTTCTTATAGAATAGAAAAAGTAAAGTTCGATTACTGTGACTGGTTCATATCTTCCCAAAAGTTGGCAACCTACGGGACATTTGAACGCGGAAAGGACCGTCTTGAACAGATTTTTAATATCGGATATGAAGCTGCAAAAGAAAGTTATGATGGCAGTCGTTTTCTGATAGGATTAAGTCAATCCGGTGCATAA
- a CDS encoding S9 family peptidase — MRNKSIIALFMLAGIFSQAQNKNEFVTSNENLIAENILPIPKSLGQAIKKYSEGRNASLADIHPNGKEILAVTRFGSTNQLHKIITPMGARKQITFFEEPVNTASYEPTKGEYLVYSKDTGGNEFGQLYSLNLKTMESKLLTDGGRSQNGGVTWKKDGSGFYFTSTKRNGGDRDIYYMNPLKPEETQSVLELKGGGWGINDISDDNKKLLITEYVSANDSYLYIYDLDTKKLEPITDRKEKGIVQLNASFGKNPDEIYYVTDRDNEFSRLAIFNLKTKKNNYLTTSIPWNVESYDLSKDKSKLTFITNESGINKLYILDTNTQKYAAVSKIPVGLIGGGKFSGDGKNIYFSQSTANSGSDIYKLDIASQNIERWTDSELGEMQPADMAIPKLIDWKSFDGMKITGFYYPASAKFTGKRPVLISIHGGPEGQSMASSLGGSNYFSNEMGIALIYPNVRGSSGFGKTYIAADNGYLRMNSVKDIGALLDWIAQQPELDKDRIMITGGSYGGFMTLATAYEYADRIRCSMDVVGISDFNTFLKNTEEYRRDLRRVEYGDERIPKMAEFFTKIAPLNNIDKIKKPMFIVQGTNDPRVPVSEAIQMRDKLKGQGKTVWYLEAKNEGHGFRKKENVDFQRLAMIRFMQEYLLK; from the coding sequence ATGAGAAATAAATCTATCATAGCCCTTTTTATGCTGGCGGGAATATTTTCCCAGGCACAAAATAAAAATGAATTCGTAACTTCCAACGAAAATCTAATCGCGGAAAATATATTGCCTATTCCAAAGTCTTTGGGGCAGGCCATTAAAAAATATTCAGAAGGAAGAAATGCAAGCCTTGCAGATATTCATCCTAATGGTAAAGAGATTCTTGCAGTTACCCGTTTTGGTTCTACAAATCAATTGCATAAAATAATCACACCAATGGGTGCAAGAAAGCAAATTACATTCTTTGAAGAACCAGTGAATACCGCTTCCTATGAACCTACAAAAGGAGAATATCTTGTGTATTCGAAGGATACAGGCGGGAATGAATTTGGACAGCTTTACAGCCTGAATTTGAAAACGATGGAGTCTAAGCTTCTTACCGATGGCGGGAGGTCTCAAAACGGCGGAGTTACCTGGAAAAAAGATGGTTCCGGTTTTTATTTTACTTCCACAAAAAGAAATGGAGGAGATCGTGATATTTATTATATGAACCCTTTAAAACCGGAAGAAACACAATCTGTTTTGGAACTGAAAGGCGGTGGATGGGGAATCAATGATATTTCTGATGACAATAAAAAATTATTGATCACAGAATATGTTTCTGCTAATGATTCCTATCTATATATCTATGATTTAGATACGAAAAAGCTAGAACCTATTACAGACCGAAAAGAAAAAGGAATTGTTCAGCTTAATGCTTCCTTCGGAAAAAATCCAGATGAAATTTACTATGTTACGGACCGTGACAATGAATTCAGCCGATTGGCTATATTTAATTTAAAGACTAAAAAAAATAATTACCTAACGACTTCTATTCCTTGGAATGTTGAAAGTTATGATTTATCTAAGGATAAGTCTAAGCTTACCTTTATTACCAATGAAAGCGGGATCAATAAACTGTATATTTTAGATACAAATACACAGAAATATGCAGCTGTAAGTAAAATTCCTGTAGGACTTATCGGAGGAGGTAAGTTTTCCGGAGATGGGAAAAATATTTATTTTTCACAGTCTACAGCCAATTCCGGTTCAGATATCTATAAGTTGGATATTGCTTCTCAGAATATTGAAAGATGGACGGACAGTGAACTTGGTGAAATGCAGCCCGCAGATATGGCTATTCCAAAATTGATCGACTGGAAAAGCTTTGACGGAATGAAAATTACAGGCTTTTATTATCCTGCATCGGCTAAGTTCACGGGAAAAAGACCGGTTTTAATCTCCATTCATGGCGGTCCGGAGGGGCAATCCATGGCGAGTTCTTTGGGAGGATCCAATTATTTCTCCAATGAGATGGGAATTGCGCTGATCTATCCTAACGTAAGAGGGTCTTCAGGGTTTGGAAAAACTTATATCGCGGCAGATAACGGATATCTGAGAATGAATTCTGTGAAAGATATCGGAGCCTTATTAGATTGGATTGCTCAGCAACCGGAACTGGATAAGGATAGAATTATGATTACAGGTGGAAGCTACGGCGGATTTATGACACTGGCTACAGCATATGAGTATGCGGATAGAATTAGATGTTCAATGGATGTAGTAGGAATATCTGACTTTAATACGTTCCTTAAAAATACAGAAGAGTACAGACGTGATCTAAGAAGAGTAGAATATGGTGATGAAAGAATCCCTAAAATGGCCGAATTCTTTACTAAAATCGCTCCTCTCAATAATATTGACAAGATTAAAAAGCCAATGTTTATTGTACAGGGAACCAATGATCCAAGAGTTCCCGTTTCAGAAGCTATTCAAATGCGTGATAAACTAAAAGGACAAGGAAAAACAGTATGGTACCTTGAGGCTAAAAATGAAGGACATGGGTTCAGGAAAAAAGAAAATGTAGATTTCCAGCGTCTGGCAATGATCAGATTTATGCAGGAATATCTTTTGAAATAA
- the lpdA gene encoding dihydrolipoyl dehydrogenase, which translates to MNYDIIVIGSGPGGYVTAIRAAQLGFKTAIIEKENLGGICLNWGCIPTKALLKSAQVFHYINHAEDYGLNKVEASFEFPNVIQRSRGVASKMSKGIEFLMKKNKIDVILGTAKVQKGKKVSVTDKDGKVVEYTASNIIIATGARSRELPNLPQDGKKVIGYRQALSLPEQPKSMIVVGSGAIGVEFADFYNTMGTKVTVVEFMPNIVPVEDEEISKHLEKSLKKSGIEIMTNASVESVDTTGEGVKANVKTANGNITLEADVLLSAVGIAANIENIGLEEVGIQTDKGRVLVNEWYETSVPGYYAIGDIIPTQALAHVASAEGITCVEKIKGMHVEKIDYGNIPGCTYCHPEVASVGLTEKQAKEKGYEIKVGKFPLSASGKATANGNTDGFIKVIFDAKYGEWLGCHMIGEGVTDMVAEAVVARKLETTGHEIIKSIHPHPTVSEAIMEAAAAAYGEVIHI; encoded by the coding sequence ATGAATTACGATATTATTGTCATTGGAAGTGGTCCTGGTGGATATGTTACTGCAATCAGAGCAGCACAATTAGGTTTCAAAACCGCAATTATCGAGAAAGAAAACTTAGGTGGAATTTGTCTTAACTGGGGATGCATCCCTACTAAGGCTTTGTTGAAATCTGCTCAGGTTTTTCATTATATCAACCATGCTGAAGATTATGGATTAAATAAAGTGGAAGCTAGCTTTGAATTCCCAAATGTAATTCAGAGAAGCCGTGGTGTTGCCAGCAAAATGAGCAAAGGAATTGAGTTCTTGATGAAAAAGAACAAGATTGACGTAATTCTTGGTACTGCAAAAGTACAGAAAGGTAAAAAAGTTTCTGTTACAGATAAAGACGGTAAAGTAGTAGAATATACTGCAAGCAATATCATTATTGCAACAGGTGCACGCTCAAGAGAATTACCAAACTTGCCACAGGATGGTAAAAAAGTAATCGGATACAGACAGGCATTATCTCTTCCTGAACAACCAAAATCTATGATCGTTGTAGGTTCTGGAGCTATCGGAGTAGAATTTGCTGATTTCTATAATACAATGGGAACAAAGGTGACTGTTGTAGAATTTATGCCAAACATCGTTCCTGTAGAAGATGAGGAGATCTCTAAGCACTTAGAGAAGTCTCTGAAAAAATCAGGAATTGAGATCATGACAAATGCTTCAGTAGAAAGCGTGGATACTACAGGAGAAGGAGTAAAAGCTAACGTTAAAACTGCTAACGGAAATATTACTCTTGAAGCTGATGTATTGTTATCTGCTGTAGGTATTGCTGCAAACATCGAAAACATTGGTTTAGAAGAAGTAGGTATCCAAACAGATAAAGGTAGAGTTTTAGTAAACGAATGGTACGAAACTTCAGTACCTGGTTACTATGCAATCGGAGATATTATCCCAACTCAGGCATTGGCTCACGTTGCTTCTGCAGAAGGAATCACTTGTGTTGAGAAAATTAAAGGAATGCATGTTGAGAAAATCGACTATGGCAATATCCCTGGATGCACATACTGTCACCCTGAAGTAGCTTCTGTAGGTCTTACAGAAAAGCAGGCTAAAGAAAAAGGATACGAAATCAAAGTTGGTAAATTCCCTCTTTCTGCAAGTGGTAAAGCTACTGCCAACGGAAATACGGATGGGTTTATCAAAGTAATTTTTGATGCTAAATATGGCGAGTGGTTAGGATGCCACATGATTGGTGAAGGAGTAACTGATATGGTTGCAGAAGCTGTAGTAGCAAGAAAACTGGAAACTACAGGTCACGAAATCATCAAATCAATCCACCCACACCCAACAGTTTCTGAAGCAATTATGGAAGCAGCAGCAGCAGCTTACGGTGAAGTAATTCACATCTAA
- a CDS encoding TIGR01777 family oxidoreductase — protein MKIIIAGGTGFLGENLEKHFAEKGSQVYILTRRPKRENEIHWDAKTIGEWKNILEQADVLINLTGKSVDCRYHEKNKKEIYTSRIDSTKVLQEAVNLCTAKPKVWLNASSATIYVHSEKHLNTEDDGIIGDDFSMNICKSWEQEFFKIKNEKNRKVALRTSIVLGNNGGAFPKLRMITKLGLGGKQGRGNQMVSWIHIEDFCRVVEWIIQNENMNGAINITAPNPISNEEMMGKLRKRTNIPFGMNAPVWQLELASIFLKTETELLLKSRNVYPENVMKSGFQFLYPTFEEVVAELLKN, from the coding sequence ATGAAAATAATTATAGCCGGAGGTACCGGATTCCTTGGTGAAAATCTTGAAAAACACTTTGCAGAAAAAGGAAGTCAAGTGTATATTCTTACCCGTAGACCTAAACGTGAAAATGAAATCCATTGGGATGCAAAAACTATAGGTGAATGGAAAAATATTCTTGAACAAGCAGATGTTCTGATTAACCTTACAGGAAAATCAGTGGATTGCCGCTATCATGAAAAGAATAAAAAAGAAATCTATACTTCAAGAATTGACAGTACCAAAGTGCTTCAGGAAGCTGTGAATCTTTGTACCGCTAAACCAAAAGTATGGTTGAATGCAAGTTCAGCAACCATCTACGTGCATTCAGAAAAACATTTGAATACAGAGGATGACGGTATTATTGGTGATGATTTCTCAATGAATATATGCAAAAGCTGGGAACAGGAGTTTTTTAAAATTAAAAATGAAAAAAACCGAAAAGTAGCACTTCGTACTTCCATCGTTTTAGGAAATAATGGCGGAGCTTTTCCGAAGCTACGAATGATCACGAAATTAGGATTGGGAGGTAAGCAGGGTAGAGGAAACCAAATGGTAAGCTGGATTCATATTGAAGATTTTTGCAGAGTGGTAGAATGGATCATTCAAAATGAAAATATGAACGGTGCAATCAATATAACGGCTCCTAACCCAATATCTAACGAAGAAATGATGGGAAAGCTTAGAAAACGGACAAACATTCCGTTTGGAATGAATGCTCCTGTCTGGCAGTTGGAATTGGCGTCAATATTTTTGAAAACAGAGACAGAACTATTACTCAAAAGTAGAAATGTTTATCCGGAAAACGTAATGAAAAGCGGATTTCAGTTTTTGTACCCAACCTTTGAAGAAGTGGTTGCTGAACTCCTGAAAAACTAG
- a CDS encoding YqjF family protein, whose product MNFLKAEWRKLAIINYEINPALLLKYLPEGTELDFYKEKCYISLVGFMFLNTKLLGLPIPFHRNFEEVNLRFYVKKKENGIWKRGVVFIKEIVPKPALSFVANSVYKENYHTMPMKNLIHEKEDELLIKYSWRDKSWHSIQIMAENKAKPMEADSEFEFITEHYFGFTKKENSTSEYEVCHSKWDCYEVKDHHVEIDFHKVYGKDFECLNHQEPVSVMLAEGSEIAVKTKKYII is encoded by the coding sequence ATGAACTTTTTAAAAGCCGAATGGCGAAAACTAGCGATCATCAATTACGAGATTAATCCAGCTTTATTATTAAAATATCTACCTGAGGGAACAGAACTGGATTTCTATAAAGAAAAATGCTACATAAGCCTAGTGGGATTCATGTTTTTAAATACAAAACTATTAGGCTTGCCAATTCCTTTTCATCGTAATTTTGAAGAAGTAAACCTTAGGTTTTATGTAAAGAAAAAAGAAAACGGAATCTGGAAAAGAGGTGTGGTTTTTATTAAGGAAATCGTTCCAAAGCCGGCCTTAAGTTTTGTTGCGAATTCTGTTTACAAGGAAAATTATCACACTATGCCTATGAAAAACTTGATTCATGAGAAAGAAGATGAATTATTGATTAAATATTCCTGGAGAGATAAAAGCTGGCATTCCATTCAGATTATGGCAGAAAATAAGGCAAAACCGATGGAAGCAGATTCAGAATTTGAATTTATCACAGAACATTATTTTGGCTTTACCAAAAAAGAAAACAGTACTTCCGAATATGAAGTATGCCACTCAAAATGGGATTGTTATGAGGTTAAAGATCATCATGTTGAAATTGATTTTCATAAGGTTTATGGAAAAGATTTTGAGTGTCTGAATCATCAGGAACCTGTTTCAGTAATGTTGGCTGAAGGTTCTGAAATAGCAGTGAAAACTAAGAAGTATATTATATGA
- a CDS encoding SRPBCC family protein → MSRIYLETLINADIQCVFDWARNIDLHQESTSRTHEKAIAGRTSGCIEENETVTWKAKHLGVYQTLTTKIISMDKPSQFTDEMQKGAFKSMRHQHIFKMLEGKTLMIDIFEFESPLGIVGKLFNRIFLKNYLRNFLLERNRLIKNTAESTTTVINKKIVI, encoded by the coding sequence ATGTCAAGAATTTATTTAGAAACCTTAATCAATGCTGATATTCAATGTGTTTTTGATTGGGCAAGAAATATTGATCTGCACCAAGAATCAACTTCGCGAACCCATGAAAAAGCAATTGCAGGACGTACATCCGGTTGTATTGAAGAAAATGAAACCGTAACCTGGAAAGCCAAACATTTGGGTGTTTATCAAACCCTTACTACAAAAATTATAAGTATGGATAAACCCAGCCAGTTTACCGATGAAATGCAAAAAGGAGCTTTCAAATCCATGCGTCATCAACATATTTTTAAAATGCTTGAAGGAAAAACATTAATGATAGACATCTTTGAATTTGAATCTCCATTAGGAATTGTAGGAAAGCTTTTCAATAGAATTTTTCTTAAAAACTATCTTAGAAATTTTCTGTTGGAAAGAAACAGATTAATAAAAAATACGGCAGAATCTACCACTACAGTTATCAATAAAAAGATTGTGATTTAA
- a CDS encoding fatty acid desaturase has protein sequence MNHIELIKAVEWKDLKKLSLKEMLIENNISLPWLLISLLLAYNEYYWLALPFSGFYFLTALRQVHNGFHNSLGTGKFLTWLSLYLNSLTMMASIHAVKFNHIRHHKFCLSEEDYEGKSASMKWYEAILYGPKHMFLIHHITLKKANKTYRKNMFLELTSIAIIIFLVFYFQIHFLMYHVLVMIFGELLMAFFAVWTVHHDTHEDHNLARTQRGFWKNKLTFSMFYHMEHHLFPAVPTIKLPELAERIDRRLPELNKKQTF, from the coding sequence ATGAATCATATTGAACTCATAAAAGCAGTAGAATGGAAAGACCTTAAGAAACTTTCTTTGAAAGAAATGCTGATTGAAAATAATATCAGCCTGCCATGGCTTCTGATCTCATTACTTTTAGCATACAATGAATATTATTGGCTGGCATTGCCCTTTTCGGGATTTTATTTCCTGACAGCGCTCAGACAGGTTCATAATGGGTTTCATAACTCCTTGGGAACTGGAAAATTTCTAACCTGGCTGTCGTTGTATCTGAACAGTCTTACCATGATGGCATCCATTCATGCTGTGAAATTCAATCATATCAGACATCATAAATTTTGCCTTTCCGAAGAAGACTATGAAGGGAAATCAGCCTCAATGAAATGGTACGAAGCTATTCTTTATGGACCAAAGCATATGTTTCTGATTCACCATATTACCTTAAAAAAAGCAAATAAAACATACAGAAAAAATATGTTTTTGGAACTGACTTCAATAGCTATTATCATATTTCTGGTATTTTATTTTCAAATCCATTTTCTGATGTATCATGTTTTGGTAATGATTTTTGGAGAACTGTTAATGGCCTTTTTTGCAGTCTGGACCGTTCATCACGATACCCATGAAGATCACAATTTGGCAAGGACACAACGAGGATTCTGGAAAAATAAACTAACGTTCAGTATGTTTTATCACATGGAACATCATCTTTTTCCCGCAGTTCCCACCATCAAGCTTCCTGAGTTGGCCGAGAGAATAGACAGAAGACTTCCTGAATTAAATAAAAAGCAAACCTTTTGA